One Salvia splendens isolate huo1 chromosome 22, SspV2, whole genome shotgun sequence DNA segment encodes these proteins:
- the LOC121787696 gene encoding uncharacterized protein LOC121787696 isoform X1, which yields MAGNKIEKSKAREVAVRSDVEVAFVAFSPSGPLNEFDKQKEIEEFRNRYMNQLEYRIMMKHKWHAEQQLMEKLDNLSLSHNNGESSMVHYIEKAPDSARRARLIEVKLRQPVEAQNEPQRAQPDPEGLDQEIDS from the exons ATGGCTGGCAACAAAATTGAGAAGAGCAAGGCCAGAGAAGTCGCTGTGCGCAGCGATGTTGAGGTTGCATTTGTTGCATTTTCTCCCTCAGGCCCTCTCAACGAATTTGACAAACAAAAAGA GATTGAAGAGTTCCGAAATCGGTATATGAATCAGCTAGAGTACAGGATCATGATGAA ACATAAGTGGCACGCAGAG CAACAATTGATGGAGAAGTTAGACAACCTTAGCCTTAGCCACAACAACGGTGAATCAAGCATGGTGCACTATATTGAAAA GGCCCCCGACTCAGCCCGGCGAGCTCGTCTGATCGAGGTCAAACTGCGTCAACCGGTCGAGGCCCAAAACGAGCCACAAAGAGCCCAGCCCGATCCAGAGGGTTTAGATCAGGAAATAGATAGTTGA
- the LOC121787696 gene encoding uncharacterized protein LOC121787696 isoform X2, with protein MLRIEEFRNRYMNQLEYRIMMKHKWHAEQQLMEKLDNLSLSHNNGESSMVHYIEKAPDSARRARLIEVKLRQPVEAQNEPQRAQPDPEGLDQEIDS; from the exons ATGTTGAG GATTGAAGAGTTCCGAAATCGGTATATGAATCAGCTAGAGTACAGGATCATGATGAA ACATAAGTGGCACGCAGAG CAACAATTGATGGAGAAGTTAGACAACCTTAGCCTTAGCCACAACAACGGTGAATCAAGCATGGTGCACTATATTGAAAA GGCCCCCGACTCAGCCCGGCGAGCTCGTCTGATCGAGGTCAAACTGCGTCAACCGGTCGAGGCCCAAAACGAGCCACAAAGAGCCCAGCCCGATCCAGAGGGTTTAGATCAGGAAATAGATAGTTGA